In Brevibacterium zhoupengii, the following are encoded in one genomic region:
- a CDS encoding asparaginase produces the protein MTPSTFVSADAAELASVERSGFVESRHIGSAVVLDPVGSPLISLGAPEAPVFTRSSLKPLQAIAAMSLTEQVTGTWAALATASHKCEAGHAEAVAGMLESAGLSVDDLRCPSAHPADGAFRRSLQEAGTGDPKSRLYFNCSGKHAAFLMAATAIGAETATYLEPAHPVQATIAEVVEAFAGETPAALGTDGCGAPVFALSLTGLARGIGRVVQLGCTEADADSTGPADSATTSATEDFASHAPEARTLMQAVFAEPWAIEGHGRPNTTVIERLGIFAKGGAEGVIVMATKSGYSVALKCLDGSSRATGLVALTLLRKAGAIPHISDDLLGEVITEITESVTGGTDSEGRTAVVGQINVGEDIASIR, from the coding sequence GTGACTCCTTCCACTTTCGTTTCCGCCGACGCCGCCGAGTTGGCCTCCGTCGAGCGCAGCGGGTTCGTCGAATCCCGCCACATCGGTTCCGCCGTCGTCCTCGACCCGGTTGGATCACCCCTGATCAGCCTCGGCGCACCGGAGGCCCCCGTGTTCACCCGATCGAGCCTCAAACCGCTGCAAGCGATCGCCGCGATGAGTCTCACAGAGCAGGTGACCGGCACCTGGGCGGCACTGGCGACCGCGTCCCACAAATGCGAGGCTGGCCACGCCGAGGCGGTTGCCGGGATGCTCGAATCCGCTGGCCTGAGCGTGGACGACCTCCGCTGTCCGTCTGCTCATCCCGCCGACGGTGCCTTCCGACGCAGCCTGCAGGAAGCCGGCACCGGCGACCCGAAATCGCGCCTGTACTTCAACTGCTCAGGCAAACATGCAGCGTTCCTCATGGCCGCCACCGCCATTGGGGCCGAGACCGCGACCTACCTTGAGCCCGCCCATCCGGTGCAGGCGACAATCGCCGAGGTGGTCGAGGCGTTCGCCGGTGAGACCCCGGCCGCGCTCGGCACCGACGGCTGCGGAGCTCCTGTCTTCGCCCTCAGCCTCACCGGCCTGGCGAGGGGAATCGGCCGCGTAGTGCAGTTGGGCTGCACAGAAGCCGACGCTGACTCGACGGGACCGGCAGACTCGGCGACCACCTCGGCGACGGAAGACTTTGCCTCCCATGCGCCCGAGGCTCGCACCCTCATGCAGGCGGTCTTCGCTGAGCCCTGGGCGATCGAAGGCCATGGCAGACCGAACACCACGGTCATCGAGCGCCTCGGAATCTTCGCCAAGGGCGGAGCCGAAGGCGTCATCGTCATGGCCACGAAGTCCGGGTATTCGGTGGCGCTGAAGTGCCTCGACGGGTCCTCACGGGCCACGGGGCTCGTGGCGCTGACCCTGCTGCGCAAGGCCGGAGCGATTCCACACATCAGCGACGACCTCCTCGGCGAGGTCATCACAGAGATCACCGAGTCCGTCACCGGCGGCACCGATTCCGAGGGGCGGACGGCAGTTGTCGGGCAGATCAACGTGGGTGAAGATATAGCGAGTATCAGGTAA
- a CDS encoding sterol carrier family protein — MAIRRRIDPDEGRNALEMWVAHSEADAATADRSTLATAVRFTLEELASRAEGNSVEVRVPPFGVTQCIPGPRHTRGTPSNVVETSAQVWLEIVTGKTEFSAALAEGVVDASGTRADISDFVPLYTSAELEGRR; from the coding sequence ATGGCGATTCGCAGAAGAATAGACCCTGACGAGGGCCGCAACGCACTCGAGATGTGGGTGGCCCATTCCGAGGCCGATGCGGCAACAGCGGACAGGTCGACCTTGGCCACCGCGGTGCGCTTCACTCTCGAGGAGCTCGCCTCACGGGCGGAGGGCAACAGCGTCGAGGTCCGCGTCCCACCCTTCGGCGTCACCCAGTGCATTCCCGGCCCCCGTCACACTCGCGGGACGCCGTCCAACGTCGTCGAAACCTCGGCGCAGGTGTGGTTGGAGATCGTGACCGGCAAGACCGAATTCTCCGCAGCACTGGCCGAAGGTGTCGTCGACGCCTCGGGTACCCGCGCGGACATCAGTGACTTCGTCCCGCTGTACACATCGGCAGAATTGGAAGGCCGGCGATGA
- a CDS encoding aldehyde dehydrogenase family protein, with product MNAQITQTTSFIGGRHVPSLTTYANVDPATGEHLGDVSRGGADEVDRAVKAAARAQQEWKRSSTEQRSKLLVATAEVIRANRDEMASLESEDTGKPLTQAYADVDVCARYFEFYGHTIESYYGHSIPMSEDMHVYTRREPYGVTGHIVAWNYPLQLIGRAAATSLATGNCAVAKPADETPRSTVRLAELIHSVGFPAGAFNVVTGLGAEAGAALAAHPGIAHLGFVGSTQTGSQIAHAAADRVIPTVLELGGKSANIVFSDADVDAAIPSLVRSIIQNAGQTCSAGSRLIVAQDIHAEVIEKMAAAMEKVTIGYGSDDPMLGPLISTKQQARVEGFLSDIGSAQIVTGGTRPEGLAADLAGGAFIRPTIVDNVSPGSKIAQEEVFGPVVVAMTFGDEAEAISLANGTDYGLVSALWTQNISRAHRVAAEVEAGQIFVNTYGAGGGVELPFGGFKKSGYGREKSIEALDEYTQTKTVVVKL from the coding sequence ATGAACGCCCAGATCACCCAGACCACCTCATTCATCGGCGGACGCCACGTCCCCTCACTGACCACCTACGCCAACGTCGACCCGGCCACAGGGGAACACCTCGGCGATGTCTCCCGAGGCGGAGCCGACGAGGTCGACCGGGCGGTCAAAGCCGCGGCCCGGGCACAGCAGGAGTGGAAGCGCTCGAGCACCGAGCAGCGATCGAAGCTGCTGGTCGCCACCGCCGAGGTGATCCGCGCCAACCGCGATGAGATGGCCAGCCTCGAATCCGAGGACACGGGCAAACCCCTGACTCAGGCCTACGCCGACGTCGACGTCTGTGCCCGCTACTTCGAGTTCTACGGTCACACCATCGAGTCCTACTACGGGCACTCGATCCCCATGTCCGAGGACATGCACGTCTACACCCGCCGCGAACCCTACGGCGTGACCGGACACATCGTGGCCTGGAACTATCCGCTCCAGCTCATCGGCCGTGCCGCGGCGACCTCGCTGGCCACCGGCAACTGCGCCGTGGCCAAACCCGCCGATGAGACCCCACGCTCCACGGTCCGCCTGGCCGAACTCATCCATTCCGTGGGCTTCCCCGCCGGTGCGTTCAACGTGGTCACAGGCCTGGGCGCCGAGGCGGGGGCGGCGTTGGCCGCGCATCCGGGCATCGCGCACTTAGGCTTCGTCGGCTCGACCCAGACCGGTTCGCAGATCGCCCATGCCGCCGCCGATCGAGTCATCCCGACGGTGCTCGAGCTCGGTGGAAAGTCCGCGAACATCGTCTTCTCCGACGCCGATGTCGACGCCGCCATCCCGTCGTTGGTGCGCTCGATCATCCAGAACGCCGGTCAGACCTGCTCGGCCGGGTCCCGGCTCATCGTCGCCCAGGACATCCACGCCGAGGTGATCGAGAAGATGGCGGCCGCCATGGAGAAGGTGACCATCGGGTACGGCTCCGATGATCCGATGCTCGGGCCCCTGATCTCGACGAAGCAGCAGGCCCGCGTCGAAGGGTTCCTCTCCGACATCGGCAGCGCCCAGATCGTCACCGGAGGCACCCGCCCCGAGGGGCTCGCCGCCGACCTCGCCGGGGGTGCCTTCATCAGGCCGACGATCGTGGACAATGTCTCCCCGGGCTCGAAGATCGCGCAGGAAGAAGTCTTCGGACCAGTCGTCGTGGCCATGACCTTCGGCGATGAGGCAGAGGCGATCTCCCTGGCCAACGGCACCGACTACGGTCTGGTCTCGGCGCTGTGGACGCAGAACATCTCGCGCGCCCACCGGGTCGCCGCCGAGGTGGAGGCCGGGCAGATCTTCGTCAACACCTATGGTGCTGGCGGGGGAGTCGAACTGCCCTTCGGAGGGTTCAAGAAGTCCGGCTACGGCCGCGAGAAGTCCATCGAAGCCCTCGACGAGTACACGCAGACGAAGACCGTCGTCGTGAAGCTGTGA